The genomic region CGGGACCCTTCCTGGAGCGGTACCGAGCGGCCAAGCTGGCGGGATTCTCCGGAGTCGAAGGGCCCTTCCCACCCGAGGACGTTAGCTTGCCAGCGCTGCTGGAGGTGCAGAAGGAAACTGGTTTGAAGCAAATCCTCATGAACATTGCCTTGGGTAGGATTTGTTAAAGGGGGAATTTAAAACAAgggttaattttttaaaacgaaTGAATGATTGACTTTTACAACCCGCCCTTAGGGAATGCTCCGGATGGCCAGTTCGGATGTGCTGCATTACCGGGGCGGCAAAAGGAGTTCCTGGCTAACTTGGAGCGCACGGTCGAGTATGCCAAGGCGCTTGGTTGTGGAAAGTAAGTGGTGTTTGCGAGTGAGACGAAGTAGTTTGCTATTTGATTTCAACCGTTTGTTGACACTGCAACGGATGATAAGAAGGGTGACATTGCCTTGCGCTAATAGGCaagatgtttgtttgtttttatttgttcggtAACAATCATCAACACATCACCGAAGCATCGGTGGTTCAGTGGTAGAATACTCGCCTGCCACGCGGGCGGCCCGGGTTCGATTCCCGGCCGATGCATCCTAAtcttttttgtaaaaactggttttacttttttacagGATTCACATAATGGCTGGAAAATTGAACGGTCCTGCTACAGATGACCACGACACCACGTACCTTGCAAACCTGCAAGTGGCCGCTCCCATTCTGGAACGGAACAACATCATCGGTGTCATCGAGCCGATCAATAAGTACGCCATTCCCGGGTACTATCTTTCTTGCTACGATAAGGGTAAGGCTCTCTAGATCCTTTCAAAAGTTATTCCCTTACTGAAACTACGACTTCCATTGTAAACCAGCCATCCAAATGATCACCGCCGTTGCCAGTCCCAACGTGAAGCTGATGTACGACATCTATCACGCGCAACACATCCGGGGTGATATCACAAACAGCATCCGGGCACTGGCGACACATATCGGGCACGTCCAGCTAGCACAGGTCCCCGGACGTAACGAACCGAACAGCGACGGTGAGCTGAACTTCCGCAACATCCTGCAAACGCTGGCCACCGACGGTCGGTACGCGGATGGATGGGTCGGGTGTGAGTACCGCCCAGTGGCCGGCACCACCGAAGGACTCGGCTGGTTGCGTGACTACGGCTACTGGCAGTGACATTGGAGTCGCACGTCTGCATAATGGATGTGAGCAAATACAGAAAGGCCACAAGTCGGGGGGAAACTTTCGGGCCAAGCGTTTCATTATTAAACCATTAGCATCCTGGTTGTTTATATAAAATAGCCTGTCTTATTGGTAGCTCAAGCCTAAGTCCATCGACACTCGAAAGAACGAAACAAAGGAAGATGGTCATCAAAGAGAGCGAGTTCGACGATTCTCTTGCCTACGCGCTACTCCGTGGCGACATGGGAACCGTCTGGGATACGTCCAAGGACGAGCGGATGGTGAACGGTACGATGGACCCGGAATTGATCCAGCGTGCCAAGGAACGGGCCATCCGGGCCCAACTCAACTCCGCCGACGGTGACACCTGCGAAACGCACGACCAGTTCTACCGAGACCACAAGCTGCTACTTGTGCTGTTCCGAGGCCTGGCGGTCATGCCGATCACACGGTCCGTGCCCGGTCGGATCACCTTCAGCTGGCGGTCGGCCGCATCCCTGTACGCCTTTTGCTTCTACACGGTGTCCACCGTGATCGTCCTGATCGTGGGCTACGAGCGCATCAAGGTGTTCCAGACCACGACCCAGTTCGACGAGTACATCTACGGCATTCTATTCGTCATCTTTCTGGTGCCGCACTTCTGGATCCCGTTCGTCGGCTGGGGCGTCGCCAAGCAGGTCGCCATCTACAAGACGATGTGGGGCGCGTTCCAGGTGCGGTACTATCGTGTCACCGGCACCTCGCTGCAGTTTCCCCACCTGAAGGTGCTGATCGTGTTCCTCTCGATCGGGTGTCTGGTGTGCGCGATTGTGTTCCTGCTTTCGCTCAGCTTTTTGCTGGAAGGGTTCGCCCTGTGGCATACGTCCGCCTACTACCACATCATCACGATGCTCAACATGAACAGCGCCCTCTGGTACATCAACAGCCGTGGCATTCGGGTCGCCTCGTCTAGCCTCTCCCGGTGCTTCCGGAAGGATGTCGCCATCGAGTGCACCGCCGCCATGATCTCGCAGTACCGGTTCCTCTGGTTGAACCTCAGCGAGCTGCTGCAGTCCCTGGGGAATGCGTACGCCCGGACCTACTCCACCTACTGCCTGTTCATGTTCGTCAACATCACCGTCGCCATCTACGGTGCCCTGTCGGAGATCATCGACCATGGGTTTGGGTTTTCCTTCAAAGAGATCGGCCTCATCGTAGACACCGTGTACTGTTCGACGCTGCTGTTCATCTTCTGCGATTGCTCGCATAACGCCACGCTTCAGGTGGCGCAGGGCGTGCAGGACACATTGCTTTCCATCAACCTGCTCAAGGTGGACCAACCAACGCAGAAGGAAATCGATCTGTTTATCCAAGCGATCGAGATGAACCCGGCCATCGTCAGTCTGAAGGGTTACGCCGAGGTCAACCGGGAGCTGCTTACATCGGTAAGCAAAAGTTGGCCTTATATGTCTTAGGCTCGTTTACTCATCCTTatctttaattaatttcattcgcAGAGTATCGCTACCATCGCGATCTACCTGATCGTGCTGCTGCA from Anopheles coustani chromosome 3, idAnoCousDA_361_x.2, whole genome shotgun sequence harbors:
- the LOC131259640 gene encoding putative hydroxypyruvate isomerase; this translates as MVALRFCANLNFMFLEAGPFLERYRAAKLAGFSGVEGPFPPEDVSLPALLEVQKETGLKQILMNIALGNAPDGQFGCAALPGRQKEFLANLERTVEYAKALGCGKIHIMAGKLNGPATDDHDTTYLANLQVAAPILERNNIIGVIEPINKYAIPGYYLSCYDKAIQMITAVASPNVKLMYDIYHAQHIRGDITNSIRALATHIGHVQLAQVPGRNEPNSDGELNFRNILQTLATDGRYADGWVGCEYRPVAGTTEGLGWLRDYGYWQ
- the LOC131259651 gene encoding gustatory and odorant receptor 22-like, encoding MVIKESEFDDSLAYALLRGDMGTVWDTSKDERMVNGTMDPELIQRAKERAIRAQLNSADGDTCETHDQFYRDHKLLLVLFRGLAVMPITRSVPGRITFSWRSAASLYAFCFYTVSTVIVLIVGYERIKVFQTTTQFDEYIYGILFVIFLVPHFWIPFVGWGVAKQVAIYKTMWGAFQVRYYRVTGTSLQFPHLKVLIVFLSIGCLVCAIVFLLSLSFLLEGFALWHTSAYYHIITMLNMNSALWYINSRGIRVASSSLSRCFRKDVAIECTAAMISQYRFLWLNLSELLQSLGNAYARTYSTYCLFMFVNITVAIYGALSEIIDHGFGFSFKEIGLIVDTVYCSTLLFIFCDCSHNATLQVAQGVQDTLLSINLLKVDQPTQKEIDLFIQAIEMNPAIVSLKGYAEVNRELLTSSIATIAIYLIVLLQFKLSLISQQIPAEIIENVRQLQKS